A part of Deinococcus ruber genomic DNA contains:
- a CDS encoding sensor histidine kinase, which produces MPLSDVAPESLNAQLDWQQHELQLHQIELELQNQELRRTNSELEDARREYQALFDGAPVGYLVLDEAGFIQRANRTAGQQLGVAEGTLPGRRFSSFIPANEARSFALFLRRLVQTGQAAPLEVSLARTGDGNTDLVVQLQGEAMEHPSGTPIQCRVTLTDITAQRHAQAEVQRLNASLEARVAERTEQLSALNEELETVMYAVSHELLTPLRQARDFGHLLARPEEPEKPELHQHYLSNIEQAMGRMEDLLHGLLQYFRAGQQRLRLRQIDLNQVLTQVRKGLNVQSTADGISFVIDPLPVVYGDSLALQLIFSTLISNAIKFSRTVEATRIRVSCNETAETYVFSVEDNGVGFNMRQKDRLFGMFQRLHSTREFEGLGLGLALVKRFVQRHGGRVWAEGKPGQGATFWFSLPKTQPGRTP; this is translated from the coding sequence GTGCCACTTTCTGATGTGGCTCCAGAGAGCCTGAACGCCCAGCTGGACTGGCAGCAGCACGAGTTGCAGCTGCACCAGATCGAGCTAGAGTTGCAGAATCAGGAATTGCGGCGCACCAACAGCGAACTGGAAGACGCCCGGCGCGAGTACCAGGCGCTGTTCGACGGCGCACCGGTCGGCTACCTGGTCCTGGACGAGGCGGGCTTTATTCAGCGGGCCAACCGTACCGCCGGGCAGCAACTCGGGGTCGCAGAAGGGACGCTGCCCGGACGGCGGTTCTCCAGTTTTATTCCGGCGAACGAAGCCCGCAGTTTTGCGCTGTTTCTGCGCCGCCTGGTGCAGACCGGGCAGGCGGCACCGCTGGAAGTGTCGTTGGCCCGCACGGGTGACGGCAACACCGACCTCGTGGTGCAGCTGCAGGGCGAAGCGATGGAGCATCCGAGTGGCACGCCCATCCAGTGCCGCGTGACCTTGACCGATATCACGGCGCAGCGTCACGCACAGGCTGAAGTGCAGCGGTTGAACGCGTCGCTGGAAGCGCGGGTGGCTGAGCGCACCGAACAGCTCTCTGCACTGAACGAAGAGCTGGAGACGGTCATGTACGCGGTCAGTCACGAACTGCTGACGCCGCTGCGGCAGGCGCGGGATTTCGGCCATCTGCTGGCCCGACCGGAAGAGCCGGAGAAGCCCGAACTGCATCAGCACTACCTGAGCAACATCGAGCAGGCGATGGGCCGAATGGAAGACCTGCTGCACGGGCTGCTGCAATACTTCCGCGCGGGCCAGCAGCGTCTGCGCCTTCGTCAGATCGACCTCAATCAGGTCCTGACGCAGGTTCGTAAGGGGCTGAATGTGCAGAGCACAGCAGATGGCATCAGCTTCGTGATCGACCCGCTGCCAGTGGTGTACGGTGACAGCCTCGCACTTCAGCTGATCTTCAGCACCCTCATCAGCAACGCCATCAAGTTCAGCCGCACGGTCGAAGCTACACGCATCCGCGTCAGCTGCAACGAGACGGCAGAAACCTACGTCTTCTCGGTGGAAGACAACGGCGTGGGCTTCAATATGCGGCAGAAAGATCGGCTGTTCGGTATGTTCCAGCGGCTGCACAGTACCCGCGAATTCGAGGGGCTGGGCCTCGGCTTGGCACTGGTCAAACGCTTCGTCCAGCGGCACGGCGGGCGGGTCTGGGCCGAGGGAAAACCCGGCCAGGGCGCGACCTTCTGGTTCAGCTTGCCCAAAACCCAGCCGGGGCGCACGCCCTGA
- a CDS encoding response regulator yields MTTLPIQLLLVEDSEPDILLIQEALQTTAIQFQLQVARDGIEALAFLRQQPPFHMSVTPDMILMDINMPRKNGLDVLQEIKSDPLLRVIPVVMLTTSQAQEDVVRAYEWQASSYIVKPVGFDPFMQAIQALEQYWGDTVRFPPRV; encoded by the coding sequence ATGACCACCTTGCCGATCCAGCTCTTACTTGTTGAAGACAGCGAGCCGGACATCCTGCTGATTCAGGAAGCACTCCAGACCACCGCCATACAGTTTCAGCTCCAGGTTGCACGGGACGGCATCGAAGCGCTCGCGTTCCTACGTCAGCAGCCTCCGTTTCACATGTCTGTGACGCCGGACATGATTCTGATGGACATCAACATGCCCCGGAAAAATGGCCTGGATGTCTTGCAGGAGATCAAATCGGATCCGCTGTTGCGCGTCATTCCGGTGGTGATGCTGACGACCTCCCAGGCGCAGGAAGACGTGGTGCGGGCCTACGAGTGGCAAGCCAGCAGTTATATCGTCAAGCCGGTCGGGTTTGACCCTTTTATGCAGGCGATTCAAGCGCTCGAGCAGTATTGGGGGGATACGGTGCGCTTCCCTCCACGCGTCTGA
- a CDS encoding DUF937 domain-containing protein yields MELDERRYLQAHLNAPTIERLGAGLGLDAHQAQAVAAEILPAQLAVLTQLAGTHVGAQRLLDVAYNRVPLGPVDVITTTPADLSRLQEAGAALLPQLMGVAGDQDTQRIAASSGVPGATVRRMMELLLPLLLGLIAGRVTERGLTADTLGVLFGSAALVPAAPVSTVLSSTPQVIIKRGVPVTAHGIPPGPPMVPPAQEEEHHRGVGWWWLLPLLLVLLLGGCFLLQTRPAPLTLATPTTATQLPAGPVTLSGTGRAGETITVREHTTTITTTKVNPDGTYIASLPTPTAGEHPYTVAETGTDATVTQNVTVSAPAVIAPAPGSVPVPTTTLRTGTPGTPPTSASTPAVVTPVAVPTPTTPRTDTPSTPPPVTSTSMRPTLAFTAPAGGASLPTGSVVLHGTGPASTEISLVEDRTSLGQTRTDASGIWSFPVPSPAPGPHTYRASAGSVTRTLQVTVTAGTAHSGACTTPFSLSLKNGQTVKQPFRFGGTGVGNSYVVTVTRGARQIGHKTLPLNNACGWSYTSNPGQGRITYILREAGKSTVARRITLLVTR; encoded by the coding sequence ATGGAGCTGGACGAACGAAGGTACCTGCAGGCACACCTCAATGCCCCAACCATCGAGCGATTAGGCGCGGGTCTCGGTTTGGATGCCCACCAAGCCCAAGCTGTGGCTGCTGAGATCCTACCTGCGCAGCTGGCGGTGCTGACGCAGCTGGCGGGGACCCACGTCGGGGCGCAGCGGCTCCTGGATGTGGCGTACAACCGCGTGCCGCTCGGCCCTGTCGACGTGATCACTACGACCCCGGCCGACCTGAGTCGCTTACAAGAGGCCGGGGCGGCCCTGCTTCCGCAGCTCATGGGAGTTGCTGGTGACCAGGATACGCAGCGCATCGCAGCGAGTAGCGGCGTGCCAGGTGCAACGGTACGGCGGATGATGGAACTGCTGCTGCCGCTTCTTCTCGGACTGATTGCAGGACGCGTGACCGAGCGGGGTCTGACGGCTGACACGCTCGGCGTCCTGTTCGGGAGTGCCGCGTTGGTCCCAGCCGCACCGGTCAGCACGGTGCTGTCATCAACGCCACAGGTGATCATCAAGCGCGGTGTCCCCGTGACTGCGCATGGCATTCCACCTGGCCCGCCGATGGTGCCTCCTGCCCAAGAAGAAGAGCACCACCGGGGCGTTGGCTGGTGGTGGCTGCTGCCGTTGCTGCTGGTGCTGCTGCTGGGCGGCTGTTTCCTCCTCCAGACGCGTCCAGCGCCCCTCACCTTAGCCACGCCTACGACCGCGACCCAGCTCCCTGCTGGCCCGGTCACGCTTAGCGGCACTGGACGAGCGGGCGAAACCATCACTGTTCGTGAGCACACCACGACCATCACCACCACCAAGGTGAATCCAGACGGGACGTACATCGCCTCACTTCCAACACCCACCGCGGGCGAGCATCCCTACACCGTGGCCGAAACTGGAACCGACGCCACCGTCACTCAGAACGTCACTGTCTCGGCGCCCGCCGTGATCGCGCCTGCGCCGGGATCCGTCCCAGTGCCCACCACGACGCTGCGAACGGGAACGCCCGGCACCCCGCCCACGTCTGCTTCGACGCCCGCCGTGGTCACGCCCGTCGCCGTCCCCACACCGACGACGCCTCGGACAGACACGCCAAGCACGCCGCCTCCCGTCACGTCCACCTCCATGCGTCCCACGTTGGCGTTTACTGCTCCCGCGGGCGGAGCCTCCCTCCCGACTGGGAGCGTGGTTTTGCACGGTACGGGCCCTGCTAGCACCGAGATTTCCCTGGTTGAAGACCGCACCTCTCTGGGACAGACACGCACGGATGCGTCTGGCATCTGGTCGTTCCCAGTGCCCAGCCCCGCGCCAGGCCCGCATACCTATCGGGCATCCGCTGGAAGCGTCACCCGCACCCTGCAGGTGACGGTGACCGCTGGCACCGCTCACAGCGGCGCGTGCACGACGCCCTTTTCCCTCTCTCTCAAGAATGGTCAGACGGTCAAGCAGCCCTTCCGCTTCGGCGGCACGGGTGTGGGCAACAGCTACGTCGTCACGGTGACGCGGGGTGCCCGTCAGATTGGTCACAAGACACTCCCGCTGAACAACGCGTGTGGATGGAGCTACACCAGTAACCCAGGTCAGGGCCGCATTACCTACATCTTGCGCGAAGCTGGAAAGAGCACGGTTGCCCGCCGGATCACCCTCCTCGTGACCCGCTAA
- a CDS encoding IS630 family transposase, translated as MTDRWLPSHLTRDQLEERRLRFFQLLETQTHTTQELAEFLGVSVSTVRNWNDRLRHRGPDALQATVTTGRPPTLSGAQRDVLKDLLIEGAQVHGFPDDSWTTLRVRDVIGRHFNRWHHRDHVRRILHQLGFSRQKPDKRALEQNPEVVATWIHTTLPEIKKGAAGATLVFLDEVGFSLKGTVKCTWALFGQTPVVFGNASWDKVSTIGAVTSAGQFLQHTQQGAFKGPDVIRFLQHVLTHVPGDVVVVLDNAGIHKTKAVTAFVSGESRLSLQYLPPYAPELNPIELVWAYVKRNVLGNFCARTLKELKARLKVGWQRVRYVRLPDRLLHSDLPS; from the coding sequence GTGACTGACCGTTGGCTCCCATCGCACCTCACCCGAGATCAACTCGAAGAACGTCGTCTGCGCTTTTTCCAGCTGCTCGAGACTCAAACGCACACCACCCAGGAACTCGCTGAGTTCCTGGGTGTTTCGGTGAGTACCGTCCGCAACTGGAACGATCGCCTCCGTCACCGTGGCCCAGATGCGCTCCAGGCGACCGTCACGACGGGCCGACCGCCTACGCTGTCCGGGGCGCAGCGTGACGTCCTCAAAGACCTGCTCATTGAGGGTGCACAGGTCCACGGCTTCCCCGATGACAGCTGGACGACCCTCCGGGTCAGAGACGTCATCGGTCGGCACTTCAACCGCTGGCATCACCGCGATCACGTGCGGAGAATCCTGCATCAGCTGGGCTTTTCCCGCCAGAAGCCCGACAAACGCGCACTGGAACAGAACCCGGAAGTGGTGGCCACCTGGATTCACACCACCTTGCCCGAGATCAAAAAAGGAGCTGCTGGTGCGACACTGGTCTTCCTGGATGAAGTCGGCTTCAGTCTCAAAGGGACGGTGAAGTGCACCTGGGCGCTGTTCGGCCAGACGCCCGTGGTGTTCGGGAACGCCAGTTGGGACAAGGTCTCGACCATCGGCGCGGTCACCAGTGCTGGACAGTTCCTGCAGCACACGCAACAGGGCGCGTTCAAAGGCCCGGATGTGATTCGCTTCCTGCAGCACGTGTTGACGCACGTCCCAGGAGACGTCGTGGTGGTGCTGGACAATGCTGGCATCCACAAGACGAAGGCCGTGACGGCCTTCGTCTCGGGTGAATCCCGGCTGTCCCTCCAGTACCTCCCGCCCTATGCGCCGGAGTTGAACCCCATTGAGCTGGTGTGGGCGTACGTCAAGCGGAATGTGCTGGGGAATTTCTGCGCGCGGACGTTGAAGGAACTCAAGGCGCGCCTCAAGGTCGGGTGGCAGCGCGTCCGATATGTCCGCCTCCCTGATCGCCTCCTGCACAGCGACCTCCCATCGTGA
- a CDS encoding EAL domain-containing protein — protein MTIPRAAFDRLAAVLNAFSRIERAELLAMPWYAGHLDAWQVAPLTQWLQRVTTPWFDTVSDHLTFHFQPIVQLRTGAVYGYEALVRAEQHGQHRGAELLLQAAAAHGQARAFDAQARKTAIRQGYPQLQADQQLFINFAPGVVYNPDICLQTTFATCREVGADFSRLVFEVTESEAFPDLTLLRSILERYRQEGAQVALDDLGAGHTSLNYLSELKPDIVKLDRGLVSGLHREDRRVPLITALIGYAHDLGIRVVAEGIETPDELAQIIALGADYAQGYFLGRPSPVAAEVLPEAAAFWPLR, from the coding sequence ATGACGATCCCCCGCGCGGCCTTCGATCGACTCGCCGCGGTGCTGAACGCCTTCTCCCGCATCGAGCGGGCCGAGCTGCTGGCGATGCCGTGGTACGCGGGCCACCTGGATGCCTGGCAGGTGGCGCCGCTGACCCAGTGGCTCCAGCGTGTCACCACGCCTTGGTTCGACACGGTGAGCGACCACTTGACATTTCACTTCCAGCCGATCGTGCAGCTGCGCACCGGCGCGGTGTACGGGTATGAAGCCCTGGTCCGTGCCGAGCAGCACGGGCAACACCGGGGGGCCGAGCTGCTGCTCCAGGCAGCGGCGGCGCATGGGCAGGCCCGCGCCTTCGATGCGCAGGCCCGCAAGACGGCCATCCGTCAGGGGTACCCTCAACTTCAGGCGGACCAGCAGCTGTTCATCAATTTTGCGCCGGGCGTGGTCTACAATCCCGACATCTGCCTTCAGACGACCTTTGCCACCTGCCGGGAGGTCGGGGCCGATTTCTCCCGTCTGGTGTTCGAGGTGACGGAAAGCGAAGCGTTTCCGGACCTGACGCTGCTGCGGTCCATTCTGGAGCGGTACCGGCAGGAGGGGGCGCAGGTGGCCTTGGATGACCTCGGGGCCGGCCATACCAGCCTGAATTATCTGAGTGAGTTGAAGCCGGACATCGTGAAGCTCGACCGAGGCCTGGTGAGTGGCCTGCACCGGGAGGACCGCCGAGTCCCCCTCATCACCGCCCTGATCGGCTATGCCCATGATCTAGGGATCCGGGTGGTGGCCGAAGGCATCGAGACGCCTGACGAACTGGCGCAGATCATCGCGTTGGGGGCCGACTATGCCCAGGGGTACTTCCTGGGTCGACCGAGCCCCGTTGCCGCGGAGGTTCTGCCCGAGGCGGCGGCATTCTGGCCGTTGCGATAA
- a CDS encoding response regulator produces the protein MLQFALEDAGYCVTHATSVLTGLTNAREHTPDLVLLDLGLPDGDGRDVLQQLRRGSERSIIVLTAHDAVEENVELLTLGANDDVVKPFALPELLARISV, from the coding sequence ATCCTCCAATTCGCTCTCGAAGACGCCGGTTACTGTGTCACCCATGCCACGTCTGTCCTCACTGGCCTGACCAACGCCCGCGAACACACCCCAGACCTGGTGCTGCTGGATCTCGGCCTGCCGGACGGAGATGGCCGCGACGTCCTTCAGCAGCTGCGCAGGGGCAGCGAGCGCTCGATCATCGTCCTTACTGCTCACGATGCCGTCGAGGAAAACGTCGAATTGCTGACGCTCGGCGCGAATGATGACGTCGTCAAGCCCTTTGCGCTTCCGGAATTACTCGCACGCATCAGCGTATAG
- a CDS encoding transposase, which translates to MLLAQDAPVVHLHPSLTSVYRARRGKKKNDLVDAENVARVLLANPHLPPYRPCQQGSRLQELSRTRDKLAEQRKANQMMLDALPEATTGALSTALQAVLSALEAALKELENAMATLVADVAPALLTLRGIGVVLAGTVLAEVGDIQRFENAHQFASSCGAAPVERGGGKNTRWCVNVSGNRQLNRVLHLMALTRLRCEQRTKTFVAKKEQEGHTKRAALRALKTYLARELFRTLQASQGGDLLPAPSEDLFLS; encoded by the coding sequence TTGCTGCTTGCTCAAGATGCGCCGGTCGTTCATCTCCATCCCAGCCTGACCAGCGTGTACCGTGCGCGGCGGGGCAAGAAAAAGAACGACCTGGTCGATGCGGAGAACGTCGCCCGCGTGTTGCTGGCCAATCCACACCTCCCACCCTACCGTCCGTGTCAGCAGGGCAGCCGGCTGCAGGAGTTGTCCCGCACGCGGGACAAGCTCGCCGAGCAGCGAAAGGCCAACCAGATGATGCTCGACGCCCTCCCAGAGGCGACGACGGGCGCCCTCAGCACCGCCCTTCAGGCCGTGCTGAGTGCGCTGGAAGCAGCGTTGAAGGAATTGGAGAACGCCATGGCCACACTCGTTGCCGACGTTGCCCCTGCCCTGTTGACGCTCCGGGGAATCGGCGTGGTGCTGGCCGGAACCGTGCTTGCTGAGGTGGGTGACATCCAGCGGTTTGAGAACGCCCATCAATTCGCGAGCTCCTGCGGTGCGGCCCCGGTCGAACGGGGTGGCGGGAAGAACACGCGGTGGTGCGTGAATGTGAGCGGCAATCGGCAGCTCAACAGGGTACTTCACCTGATGGCCCTCACCCGGCTGCGCTGTGAACAGCGCACCAAAACATTTGTGGCGAAGAAGGAGCAAGAGGGACACACAAAACGGGCGGCCCTCCGGGCGCTCAAGACGTACCTTGCTCGGGAGTTGTTCCGAACGTTGCAGGCCAGTCAGGGTGGCGACCTCCTCCCAGCCCCCTCTGAGGATCTTTTCCTGAGCTGA
- a CDS encoding KGG domain-containing protein, with product MTKNDNNSGNNNDGRGFAGRDPDKQREIASQGGQAAHASGNAHEFTSEEAREAGRQSHKNDGNQGQQGGQGGQGGSSGQRGGSSEQHAEAGRQSHKNDGGQGGSGGNQGGSGQRDGSSEQHAEAGRQSHKND from the coding sequence ATGACGAAGAACGACAATAACAGCGGAAATAACAATGACGGGCGTGGTTTTGCAGGGAGGGATCCTGACAAGCAGCGCGAGATTGCCAGCCAGGGTGGACAGGCTGCCCATGCCAGCGGGAATGCCCATGAGTTCACCAGCGAGGAAGCCCGCGAAGCTGGCCGCCAGAGCCACAAGAACGACGGCAACCAGGGGCAACAGGGCGGCCAAGGCGGGCAGGGGGGGAGTAGCGGACAGCGCGGCGGGTCCAGCGAGCAGCATGCCGAAGCCGGACGGCAGAGTCACAAAAACGACGGCGGGCAGGGCGGTTCCGGTGGCAACCAGGGTGGCAGCGGACAGCGCGATGGGTCCAGCGAGCAGCACGCCGAAGCTGGTCGCCAGAGCCACAAAAACGATTGA
- a CDS encoding IS110 family transposase, producing MIILGIDPHPSTHTAVALDARGVVLDAVTVQNDADGLNHLCTWSARFEQPCWAIEGAGIGTLLRC from the coding sequence ATGATTATTCTTGGCATTGATCCCCACCCGTCGACCCATACGGCAGTTGCACTCGATGCTCGTGGCGTCGTTCTCGACGCCGTCACCGTCCAGAACGACGCTGACGGCCTGAACCACCTGTGTACTTGGTCGGCTCGGTTTGAACAGCCTTGCTGGGCGATTGAAGGCGCAGGGATCGGTACGTTGCTCCGCTGCTAG